A stretch of DNA from Flavobacteriaceae bacterium MAR_2009_75:
AGAAAATCTGCTGGGGCCTTTCGAAGATGGAAAAAGTTATAGATAAGAATTTCCGTTCAACGAAAAATTAAAATATTTTTAAAAATTTAGGGTTATAGATTAATATGAACCTCAACCGCAAGCAGTTATCTCTTTTAATCACCATATTCTCAATGGCCATAGTGGTATTGTGCCTATACAACATTCAGTTAGGTGGTCAACAAGAAGAAGACGAGTATGTGGTAGAGATGGCTCTTGACGAAGAACTGATGGAAGAGCTTCTAGAGGAAGAAGAGCCTGAGGAAGAAATGGAAGACGTCGACCCGGTCAAAAGTCATATGGCCTACAATGAAACCGCAGAGGCCAGTCAGGGCAGCCCTGAACCCTTAAAGACCTTACAGGAAATATTGGCCGAACGGGAAGCCGCTGAAAACGGTGAAGATAGCGAGCCCTCCGATTCAGATTATGCCGAACGGGTCAAAGAATTGAGAAAAAAACGTGAAGAGGCCAAACAGAAACTTGGCGAAAAAGAGGCCCATAAGCAAGAATTCACGAACAACTTGGCCAAACGCCGTACATCTGTATCATTTTCATTGATACAGCGCAACGGCTATAAGTTGCCCCCACCGATATATACTTGTATCGAGGGCGGTAAAGTGGTCATTAATATCGAAGTGAATTCTGCCGGTAACGTAATCGATGCCGATTATAATTCTAAAAGTTCAGGCACTTCCAACGGATGTTTAGTTGAAAATGCCATTGCGTATGCCTACAAATCTAAGTTCAGCTCTGCATCTAGAGCCTCGCAAAAAGGCACTATCACCTACTTATTTCAGGGAAAGGCTCGCTAAGAGTTCTTTCAAAATTGTTTGCCCCTTATCTTTATTATACCATTGCTGAAGTTCTTCTTTGAGTTCAGATAAAATGGTGCCGTGTTCGGCCTTATGGTCCGAAACCATTTTTGCAGCTGGCTCCGGGCGTGGGCCCCAATCTGAAAGTACTTCTTTAGTTTTGGAATCAAAGATTATCAATTTAGGTATCGACATGGCCCCTTTAGTCAAAAAACGTTTCATTAAATCAAGATTCTCATCACGAAGAACTACCTTAAAATCTATTTTCGAACTAAGCTCCGCTATTTTGTTCATTACCGGTAACGAAGGCGCTGCATCACCACACCAACTTTCGGTAAGCACCAAAAAGGTAACATTTTTGTTTAGCTTCTGAAGCTGTTCAATCACCGCTTCATCAAACTTTACGGTTTTATCAAAACGCTTCATTCGCCTATCGTTCAACAAGGTATAATTTGCCAATGCCTCGTTTTGCTCAGGCCCAGTGGCTTTACCCTCCAATGCCAATTGATTTACCATCACCCTGTAGTCGCTATAGGAGATGGCTTGCGATAAAGCTTCTTGAATTAATTCTATAATCGATTTATTTGTTATTGATACGGACATTCTTCTCTCTAATTTTATTCTATTCGCAGGATTGTTTCTCTCTAATATGAAGTATTATTGGTAGGGTTTTCTCCAGAAAACTTACATCCGCATTAAAGAGCGTTTTGTACCATCAAAAAATTCATCAATTGCTCAAGCAAATTTTCAATCTAAACTCTAATTTACCTATTTCGCTTTGTATCTTTTTCGATTACTATATCTTTAGTTTTTAAAATCATTAAGATGGATAAACAAAGATGTGGGTGGTGCATTGGCGATGAACTCTATGAAGCCTATCATGATGAAGAATGGGGCCTACCTGTGAAAGACGATTCGACCTTGTTCGAGTTTTTATTGTTGGAATCTTTTCAAGCTGGATTAAGCTGGATAACCATTTTAAGAAAAAGAGAAAACTTTCGGGAAGCCTTTGATCAATTCGATTATCAAAAAATTGCGGCATACGATCAGACAAAGAAAGATAGCCTCTTACAAAATGCCGGAATTATAAGAAACAGATTAAAGATTAATTCTGCAGTCAGCAATGCCCAAGCCTTCATGAAAATTCAAGAAGATTATGGTAGCTTTAGTAGTTACATATGGTCTTTCGTAGACCATAAACCTATTAAAAATGAGGTGGTAAATTATAAAGAGGCACCTGCGACTACGGCCATTTCAGATGCTATAAGCAAAGATTTAAAAAAGAAAGGCTTTAAGTTTGTGGGCAGTACTATTGTTTATGCCTTTATGCAAGCTACCGGAATGGTCAATGACCACGAAACGACCTGTTTTAGATACAACGAAGTTTGAAATGAATATATTATGAGTTTAAAAAAAAGATACCTCACAGTTTTACCATGCATTCTTTTTCTTTTTTATGGTCAAG
This window harbors:
- a CDS encoding thiol-disulfide isomerase/thioredoxin — encoded protein: MSVSITNKSIIELIQEALSQAISYSDYRVMVNQLALEGKATGPEQNEALANYTLLNDRRMKRFDKTVKFDEAVIEQLQKLNKNVTFLVLTESWCGDAAPSLPVMNKIAELSSKIDFKVVLRDENLDLMKRFLTKGAMSIPKLIIFDSKTKEVLSDWGPRPEPAAKMVSDHKAEHGTILSELKEELQQWYNKDKGQTILKELLASLSLK
- a CDS encoding DNA-3-methyladenine glycosylase I, with the protein product MDKQRCGWCIGDELYEAYHDEEWGLPVKDDSTLFEFLLLESFQAGLSWITILRKRENFREAFDQFDYQKIAAYDQTKKDSLLQNAGIIRNRLKINSAVSNAQAFMKIQEDYGSFSSYIWSFVDHKPIKNEVVNYKEAPATTAISDAISKDLKKKGFKFVGSTIVYAFMQATGMVNDHETTCFRYNEV